In Saccharomyces eubayanus strain FM1318 chromosome XIII, whole genome shotgun sequence, one DNA window encodes the following:
- the RPS18B gene encoding 40S ribosomal protein uS13 has protein sequence MQNPTHYKIPAWFLNRQNDITDGKDYHTLANNVESKLRDDLERLKKIRAHRGIRHFWGLRVRGQHTKTTGRRRV, from the coding sequence ATGCAAAACCCAACCCACTACAAGATTCCAGCTTGGTTCTTGAACCGTCAAAACGACATCACCGATGGTAAGGATTACCACACTTTGGCTAACAATGTCGAATCTAAATTGAGAGATGACTTGGAAAGATTAAAGAAGATCAGAGCTCACCGTGGTATCAGACATTTCTGGGGTTTACGTGTTAGAGGTCAACATACCAAGACCACtggtagaagaagagtttAA
- the RPS17A gene encoding 40S ribosomal protein eS17: MGRVRTKTVKRASKALIERYYPKLTMDFQTNKRLCDEIATIQSKRLRNKIAGYTTHLMKRIQKGPVRGISFKLQEEERERKDQYVPEVSALDLSRSNGVLNVDNQTSDLVKSLGLKLPLSVINVSAQRDRRYKKRV; this comes from the exons ATG GGTAGAGTTAGAACTAAGACCGTCAAGCGTGCTTCTAAGGCTTTGATTGAGCGTTACTATCCAAAGTTGACTATGGATTTCCAAACCAACAAGAGACTTTGTGATGAAATCGCCACCATCCAATCCAAGAGATTGAGAAACAAGATTGCCGGTTACACCACCCATTTGATGAAGAGAATCCAAAAGGGTCCAGTTAGAGgtatttctttcaaattgcaagaagaagagagagaaagaaaggaTCAATACGTTCCAGAAGTCTCTGCTTTGGACTTGTCTCGTTCTAACGGTGTTTTGAACGTTGACAACCAAACTTCTGACTTGGTTAAATCTTTGGGTTTGAAATTGCCATTATCCGTCATCAATGTTTCCGCTCAAAGAGACAGACGTTACAAGAAGAGAGTTTAA
- the YML6 gene encoding mitochondrial 54S ribosomal protein uL4m, translated as MPQKGSGRARVGDANSPTRHNGARALARTAPNDYTTELPSKVYSMAFNNALSHQYKSGKLFVIGGNKVDLISPTPEIDLNALDILKTDTLEDKESFEGEAIFRKFLEEFQLKGKRLLFITDKAREGLMKCSDPYKQTVDVIQKELVEVNDILRAQTVFIELEALEYLAIAHQKE; from the coding sequence ATGCCTCAAAAGGGTTCTGGTAGAGCAAGAGTCGGGGATGCTAACTCCCCAACAAGACACAATGGTGCTAGGGCACTCGCAAGAACTGCACCAAACGATTACACCACAGAGCTGCCATCCAAAGTATATTCCATGGCTTTCAACAATGCTTTGAGCCACCAGTATAAAAGCGGTAAGCTGTTTGTTATTGGTGGTAATAAAGTCGACTTGATATCACCCACCCCGGAAATAGATTTGAACGCGTTAGACATCTTAAAGACGGACACACTTGAGGATAAGGAGAGTTTTGAAGGAGAAGCCATCTTCAGGAAGTTCTTAGAGGAGTTTCAACTAAAGGGCAAGAGACTACTTTTCATTACTGACAAGGCAAGAGAGGGGCTGATGAAATGTTCTGACCCATACAAACAAACTGTGGATGTTATACAGAAAGAGCTTGTTGAGGTCAATGACATACTGAGAGCACAAACCGTCTTCATTGAACTGGAAGCTCTTGAATATTTAGCAATTGCACaccaaaaagaataa